Proteins encoded within one genomic window of Mycolicibacterium monacense:
- a CDS encoding FAD-containing oxidoreductase, whose amino-acid sequence MDTEPTTFDAIIIGAGQAGPPLAGRLTEAGQTVAVIERKLVGGTCVNYGCIPTKTLVASAHAAHLARRGAEYGVGTGDVTVDMAKVKARKDKIMLGDREGVESWLQGMDGCTFIRGHARFEDPHTVRVDDQVLKADRIYLNVGGRAVAPDLPGLSDIDYLTNVGILDLDTLPEHLVIVGGSYIALEFAQMYRRFGARVTVLEHGPRLTSREDEDVSAAIKDILEAEGIDIVLDAKDIRFTKRDNGFDVVPRDGAAPIAGSHLLIAVGRQPNTDDLGLDAAGVQTDERGYVVVDDQLRTTADHIWAMGDCNGKGAFTHTSYNDFEIVAANLLDDDPRRVSDRVTTYALYIDPPLGRAGMTAEQVRKSGRKALVGKRPMTRVGRAVEKGETQGFMKVVVDADTEEILGAAILGVGGDEVVHAILDIMTAKKPYTAISRTMHIHPTVSELVPTLLQDLKPLT is encoded by the coding sequence ATGGACACGGAGCCAACGACATTCGATGCAATCATCATCGGTGCAGGGCAGGCCGGACCGCCGCTGGCCGGACGGCTGACCGAGGCCGGGCAGACGGTTGCCGTCATCGAACGCAAACTCGTCGGCGGCACCTGCGTGAACTACGGGTGCATCCCCACCAAAACGCTTGTCGCCAGCGCACACGCGGCGCACCTGGCGCGGCGGGGCGCCGAATACGGTGTCGGCACCGGTGACGTGACCGTCGACATGGCGAAGGTCAAGGCCCGCAAGGACAAGATCATGCTCGGCGACCGCGAGGGTGTCGAGTCGTGGCTGCAGGGGATGGACGGGTGCACGTTCATCCGCGGGCACGCCCGGTTCGAGGATCCACACACCGTGCGGGTCGACGACCAGGTGCTCAAGGCCGACCGCATCTACCTCAACGTCGGCGGCCGCGCCGTCGCCCCGGATCTGCCCGGGCTCTCGGACATCGACTACCTCACCAACGTGGGCATCCTCGACCTCGACACCCTGCCCGAGCACCTGGTCATCGTCGGCGGCAGCTACATCGCGCTGGAGTTCGCTCAGATGTACCGCCGCTTCGGCGCCCGGGTGACGGTGCTCGAACACGGTCCGCGACTGACCTCCCGCGAAGACGAGGACGTCTCGGCGGCGATCAAGGACATCCTCGAAGCCGAGGGCATCGACATCGTCCTCGACGCCAAGGACATCCGATTTACCAAGCGCGACAACGGATTCGATGTCGTCCCGCGCGACGGCGCCGCCCCGATCGCCGGCAGCCATTTGCTGATCGCGGTCGGTAGGCAGCCCAACACCGACGACCTCGGACTCGACGCCGCCGGTGTGCAGACCGACGAGCGCGGTTACGTCGTCGTCGACGACCAGCTGCGCACCACCGCCGACCACATCTGGGCCATGGGGGACTGCAACGGCAAAGGTGCGTTCACCCACACCTCGTACAACGATTTCGAGATTGTCGCGGCGAACCTGCTCGACGACGACCCACGGCGCGTCAGCGACCGCGTCACCACCTACGCGCTCTACATCGACCCGCCGCTCGGGCGCGCCGGAATGACTGCCGAGCAGGTCCGCAAGTCCGGGCGCAAAGCGCTGGTCGGCAAGCGACCCATGACGCGCGTCGGCCGCGCCGTCGAGAAAGGCGAGACCCAGGGCTTCATGAAGGTCGTGGTCGACGCCGACACCGAGGAGATCCTCGGGGCGGCCATCCTCGGTGTCGGAGGGGATGAGGTCGTGCACGCGATCCTCGACATCATGACGGCCAAGAAGCCCTACACGGCCATCTCCCGCACCATGCACATCCACCCGACCGTCAGCGAACTGGTGCCGACGCTGTTGCAGGACCTCAAACCGCTGACGTGA
- a CDS encoding VOC family protein, translated as MNVTATAISLNVPDPQASADFLTRHVGYTVAMQDDGFISLEREGGPNVVYLRTGLPTFKPAHRAGSAGDGLLLAFVVDDVDAAFDAVRTGGATVVTAPETEPWGERYCQFEDPNGIIVQFVQWV; from the coding sequence ATGAACGTCACCGCTACGGCGATCTCACTCAACGTCCCCGATCCGCAGGCTTCGGCCGACTTCCTCACCCGGCACGTCGGCTACACCGTGGCCATGCAGGACGACGGGTTCATCTCGCTGGAACGCGAGGGCGGGCCGAACGTGGTCTACCTGCGCACCGGACTGCCGACGTTCAAACCGGCCCACCGAGCCGGCAGTGCGGGCGACGGCCTGCTGCTGGCCTTCGTGGTGGACGACGTCGACGCCGCGTTCGACGCGGTGCGCACCGGCGGAGCGACCGTCGTCACAGCCCCGGAGACCGAACCGTGGGGTGAGCGGTACTGCCAGTTCGAGGACCCCAACGGCATCATCGTGCAGTTCGTCCAGTGGGTGTGA
- a CDS encoding TetR/AcrR family transcriptional regulator: MDTIDLLWRHDRPLPSRRGRPPRFTADQVVTAAIAVADRLGLRFTLRDVADALEVPVMTLYSYVRNREQLLELMVDHCRAAMQFTDPAGDWRARLATVVADNMRLFDEHPWLADLESERAVLGPGTLAKYDRELGAVDSLPLGDADKDAALTLVLDFARSCARALAHARREREQESPGQWWAREGARLAALGVAERYPLASRIGAAAGAAHGAAHDAEAALAFGLNVLLNGLAATPPAASEAVRSPRRSS, encoded by the coding sequence ATGGACACCATCGACCTGCTGTGGCGGCACGACAGACCCCTGCCTTCGCGCCGCGGCCGCCCACCGCGCTTCACTGCCGATCAGGTCGTGACCGCTGCGATCGCGGTTGCCGACCGGCTCGGGCTGCGCTTCACGCTGCGTGACGTCGCCGACGCACTCGAGGTGCCGGTGATGACGCTGTACTCCTATGTGCGCAACCGCGAACAACTGCTCGAGCTGATGGTCGATCACTGCCGGGCCGCAATGCAGTTCACCGATCCGGCCGGGGACTGGCGGGCCCGGCTGGCCACCGTCGTCGCGGACAACATGCGGCTGTTCGATGAGCACCCGTGGCTCGCCGACCTCGAATCGGAACGGGCCGTCCTGGGTCCTGGAACCCTCGCCAAATACGACCGCGAACTCGGCGCGGTGGACTCACTGCCGCTCGGCGACGCCGACAAGGACGCCGCGCTGACGTTGGTGCTCGACTTCGCCCGCTCCTGCGCACGCGCGCTGGCGCACGCCCGCCGGGAACGCGAGCAGGAGTCGCCGGGGCAATGGTGGGCGCGCGAGGGCGCGCGGCTGGCCGCACTCGGCGTCGCCGAACGATACCCGTTGGCCTCGCGAATCGGCGCGGCCGCCGGTGCGGCCCACGGTGCCGCCCACGACGCCGAAGCCGCGCTGGCGTTCGGGTTGAACGTTCTGCTCAACGGGTTGGCCGCGACACCGCCCGCAGCATCCGAAGCTGTCCGATCTCCGCGGCGTTCTTCGTGA
- a CDS encoding DinB family protein, with protein sequence MTALVGQFDLAWALAELHLSALVDDDFLWEPVEVVWTVRPDGAGTWRPDWSDVEPDPIPVPTIGWLTWHITWWWSVTLAHLDGVEPPARTDVTWPGGAAAVSRIRELAARWRATVESLTATDLERNSAFPWGTDRGRTVADSVLWLHVELTKNAAEIGQLRMLRAVSRPTR encoded by the coding sequence ATGACCGCCCTCGTCGGGCAGTTCGATCTGGCGTGGGCATTGGCTGAACTGCACCTGTCCGCGCTCGTCGACGACGACTTCCTCTGGGAGCCCGTCGAAGTCGTGTGGACGGTCCGGCCGGACGGCGCCGGAACGTGGCGACCCGACTGGTCCGACGTGGAGCCCGATCCGATACCCGTGCCCACGATCGGCTGGTTGACGTGGCACATCACCTGGTGGTGGTCGGTGACGCTGGCCCACCTCGACGGTGTCGAACCACCCGCGCGCACCGACGTCACGTGGCCCGGCGGCGCCGCGGCAGTGTCTCGGATCCGCGAGCTGGCCGCCCGCTGGCGCGCCACCGTCGAATCCCTCACCGCAACGGACCTCGAGCGCAACTCGGCCTTTCCTTGGGGCACCGACCGCGGGCGCACCGTGGCGGACTCGGTGCTGTGGCTGCATGTGGAACTCACGAAGAACGCCGCGGAGATCGGACAGCTTCGGATGCTGCGGGCGGTGTCGCGGCCAACCCGTTGA
- a CDS encoding thioesterase family protein, with translation MIGHLYHRLPDDPSAGEGLAAFESTADTRSNWDPTIQHGSPPLALLTRAVEDLAAGSGLRVGRLALDILGAIPVAPVLVRSEVLRPGTRISLMAAEMLASRPDGSHRAVARVTAWLLAPSDTADAVTDRYPPLAEGEVTGVAHAWEGAPGYLETVNWRRQADDGNSAVAWLTPLVPLIDNEPTTALQRLAMVVDSANGIGAALDPTEFMFMNTDTVVHLHRLPEGSDFGLRTRGSIGPDGVGVTTAELFDRRGFIGASAQTLLVQRQR, from the coding sequence GTGATCGGGCACCTCTACCACCGGTTGCCCGACGACCCGTCCGCCGGCGAAGGCCTGGCTGCGTTCGAATCGACCGCCGACACCCGCAGCAACTGGGATCCGACGATCCAACACGGGTCACCGCCGTTGGCGTTGCTCACCCGGGCCGTCGAGGATCTGGCGGCCGGCAGCGGATTGCGCGTCGGCCGGCTCGCTCTCGACATCCTCGGCGCGATTCCGGTGGCACCGGTGCTCGTGCGATCGGAGGTGCTGCGTCCCGGGACCCGGATCTCCCTCATGGCGGCCGAGATGCTCGCGTCCCGACCCGACGGCAGCCACCGCGCCGTAGCGCGGGTCACGGCGTGGCTGCTCGCGCCCAGCGACACCGCCGACGCCGTCACCGATCGCTACCCACCGCTGGCCGAAGGCGAGGTGACGGGCGTGGCGCACGCATGGGAGGGTGCGCCCGGCTATCTGGAAACGGTCAACTGGCGCCGCCAAGCCGACGACGGCAACTCCGCGGTGGCCTGGCTGACCCCGCTCGTGCCGCTCATCGACAACGAGCCGACGACGGCGCTGCAGCGGCTGGCGATGGTGGTCGACTCGGCCAACGGCATCGGCGCGGCGCTGGATCCGACCGAGTTCATGTTCATGAACACCGACACCGTCGTGCATCTGCACCGCCTGCCCGAGGGTTCGGATTTCGGTCTGCGCACCCGAGGGTCGATCGGTCCCGACGGTGTCGGTGTCACGACCGCCGAGCTCTTCGACCGCCGCGGGTTCATCGGGGCCTCCGCCCAGACGCTGCTGGTGCAGCGGCAACGATGA
- a CDS encoding RecB family exonuclease, protein MSEQAAPVRRPALSPSRAADFKQCPLLYRFRAIDRLPEPQSTAQLRGSVVHAALEQLYALPAADRGPDTALTLVAPAWDRVIAERPEAAEDIEPAVREALLGEARALLAGYYRLEDPTRFDPQCCEQHVEVELDDGTLLRGFVDRIDVAPTGELRVVDYKTGKAPPEARALAEAKALFQMKFYAVALLRSRGVLPTRLRLLYLADSQVLDYSPDLEELVRFERTLTAIWRAILAAGATGDFRPKPSKLCDWCSHRALCPEFGGTPPPYPGWPEMPAA, encoded by the coding sequence ATGAGCGAACAGGCCGCGCCGGTCCGGCGTCCCGCGCTGTCGCCGTCGCGCGCCGCCGACTTCAAGCAATGCCCCCTGCTGTACCGCTTCCGCGCGATCGACCGGCTGCCCGAGCCGCAGTCCACCGCGCAACTGCGCGGATCGGTGGTGCACGCCGCGCTCGAGCAGCTGTACGCGCTGCCCGCGGCGGACCGCGGCCCCGATACGGCGCTGACCCTCGTCGCGCCAGCCTGGGACCGGGTGATCGCCGAACGGCCCGAAGCCGCCGAGGACATCGAGCCCGCGGTGCGCGAGGCGCTGCTGGGCGAGGCCCGCGCGCTGTTGGCGGGTTACTACCGCCTGGAGGATCCGACGCGGTTCGACCCGCAGTGCTGCGAACAACATGTCGAGGTCGAGCTCGACGACGGCACCCTGCTGCGCGGATTCGTCGACCGTATCGACGTCGCACCGACCGGCGAACTGCGGGTGGTCGACTACAAGACCGGCAAGGCGCCGCCGGAGGCACGGGCGCTGGCCGAGGCGAAGGCGCTGTTCCAGATGAAGTTCTACGCGGTGGCGCTGCTGCGCTCCCGCGGGGTGCTGCCCACCCGGCTGCGGCTGCTCTACCTCGCCGACAGTCAGGTACTGGACTATTCGCCCGATCTCGAGGAGCTCGTCCGGTTCGAGCGCACCCTGACCGCGATCTGGCGGGCGATCCTGGCGGCCGGCGCCACCGGCGATTTCCGGCCGAAGCCGTCGAAGCTGTGCGATTGGTGCTCGCACCGCGCGCTGTGCCCGGAGTTCGGCGGCACGCCGCCGCCCTACCCCGGTTGGCCGGAGATGCCGGCAGCGTGA
- a CDS encoding tRNA (adenine-N1)-methyltransferase, which yields MPRTGPFAVGDRVQLTDAKGRHYTMLLTPGGEFHTHRGMIALDSVIGLPEGSVVKSTSGDQFLVLRPLLVDYVMSMPRGAQVIYPKDAAQIVHEGDIFPGARVLEAGAGSGALTCSLLRAVGPQGRVTSYEVRDDHAVHAARNVETFFGERPANWDLVIADLNDYNGGEVDRVVLDMLAPWEVLDTVSRNLVPGGVLMIYVATVTQLSRAVEALRQQQCWTEPRAWESMQRGWYVVGLAVRPQHTMRGHTAFLISARRLAPGAIAPIPLRRKRQLAAPPAEPSD from the coding sequence ATGCCCAGAACCGGTCCGTTCGCCGTCGGAGACCGCGTCCAACTCACCGACGCCAAGGGGCGGCACTACACGATGCTGCTCACACCGGGCGGTGAATTCCACACCCACCGCGGCATGATCGCGCTCGACAGCGTCATCGGCCTGCCCGAGGGCAGCGTCGTCAAGTCCACCAGCGGTGACCAGTTCCTGGTGCTTCGGCCACTGCTCGTGGATTACGTGATGTCGATGCCGCGCGGCGCGCAGGTCATCTATCCCAAGGACGCCGCGCAGATCGTCCACGAGGGCGACATCTTCCCCGGCGCCCGCGTGCTCGAGGCGGGCGCCGGCTCCGGTGCGCTCACGTGCTCGCTGCTGCGCGCGGTCGGACCCCAGGGCCGGGTGACGTCCTACGAGGTGCGCGACGACCACGCCGTACACGCCGCCCGCAACGTCGAGACGTTCTTCGGGGAACGGCCGGCCAACTGGGACCTCGTCATCGCCGACCTCAACGATTACAACGGTGGTGAGGTCGACCGCGTCGTGCTCGACATGCTGGCGCCGTGGGAGGTGCTCGACACCGTCTCACGCAACCTCGTGCCGGGCGGCGTGCTGATGATCTACGTCGCGACCGTGACCCAGCTGTCGCGGGCGGTGGAGGCGCTTCGGCAACAGCAGTGCTGGACCGAGCCGCGCGCGTGGGAGAGCATGCAGCGCGGCTGGTACGTCGTCGGCCTGGCCGTGCGCCCCCAGCACACCATGCGCGGCCACACCGCGTTCCTCATCAGTGCCCGCCGGCTGGCGCCGGGAGCCATCGCCCCGATCCCGTTGCGCCGCAAGCGGCAACTCGCCGCGCCACCCGCCGAACCCTCGGACTAA
- a CDS encoding DUF503 domain-containing protein, producing the protein MWIGWLEFDLLLGDVRSLKQKRSVIRPVIAELQRRFTVSAAETGAQELHRRAGIGLAVVAADRAHVVDVLDAAERLVAARPEMELLSARRGLRRSDDD; encoded by the coding sequence ATGTGGATCGGGTGGCTCGAATTCGACCTGCTGCTCGGTGACGTGCGCTCCCTCAAACAGAAGCGGTCGGTGATCCGGCCGGTGATCGCCGAGCTGCAGCGCCGGTTCACCGTCTCGGCGGCCGAGACCGGCGCCCAGGAACTGCATCGGCGCGCCGGCATCGGGCTGGCGGTCGTGGCCGCCGACCGCGCGCACGTGGTGGACGTGCTGGACGCCGCCGAGCGACTTGTCGCCGCCCGCCCGGAGATGGAGTTGCTCTCGGCGCGCCGCGGTCTGCGGCGCAGCGACGACGATTAG
- the arc gene encoding proteasome ATPase — MSESQRHEAREDGFTTPHESGLSSEDAAELEELRREAAALREQLENAVGPQSGLRSARDVHQLEARIDSLAARNAKLMDTLKEARQQLLALREEVDRLGQPPSGYGVLLASHEDDTVDVFTSGRKMRLTCSPNIDVKALKQGQTVRLNEALTVVEAGTFEAVGEISTLREILSDGHRALVVGHADEERIVWLAEPLVSVEHLPDNEVAGPELDDDRPRRLRPGDSLLVDTKAGYAFERIPKAEVEDLVLEEVPDVSYSDIGGLTRQIEQIRDAVELPFLHKDLYREYSLRPPKGVLLYGPPGCGKTLIAKAVANSLAKKMAEVRGDDAREAKSYFLNIKGPELLNKFVGETERHIRLIFQRAREKASEGTPVIVFFDEMDSIFRTRGTGVSSDVETTVVPQLLSEIDGVEGLENVIVIGASNREDMIDPAILRPGRLDVKIKIERPDAEAAQDIFSKYLTEELPVNEDDLAEFGGDRSLTIKAMIEKVVDRMYAEIDDNRFLEVTYANGDKEVMYFKDFNSGAMIQNVVDRAKKYAIKSVLETGQKGLRIQHLLDSIVDEFAENEDLPNTTNPDDWARISGKKGERIVYIRTLVTGKSSSANRAIDTESNLGQYL; from the coding sequence ATGAGTGAGTCACAGCGTCACGAAGCCAGAGAAGACGGTTTCACGACACCCCATGAGTCCGGCCTGTCCAGTGAGGACGCCGCGGAGCTGGAGGAGCTGCGCCGCGAGGCGGCAGCCCTTCGCGAGCAGCTCGAGAACGCGGTAGGCCCGCAGAGCGGTCTGCGCAGCGCCCGTGACGTCCACCAGCTCGAAGCGCGCATCGATTCGCTCGCCGCGCGCAACGCCAAGCTGATGGACACGCTCAAGGAGGCCCGCCAGCAACTGCTCGCGCTGCGCGAAGAGGTCGACCGGCTGGGGCAGCCCCCGAGCGGTTACGGCGTCCTGCTGGCCTCCCACGAGGACGACACGGTCGACGTGTTCACCTCCGGGCGCAAGATGCGGCTGACCTGCTCACCCAACATCGACGTCAAGGCGCTCAAACAAGGTCAGACCGTCCGCCTCAACGAGGCGCTCACCGTGGTCGAGGCGGGCACCTTCGAGGCCGTCGGCGAGATCAGCACCCTGCGCGAGATCCTCTCTGACGGGCACCGGGCGCTGGTGGTCGGCCACGCCGACGAGGAGCGCATCGTCTGGCTGGCCGAGCCGCTGGTGTCGGTCGAGCACCTGCCCGACAACGAGGTGGCCGGCCCCGAACTCGACGATGACCGGCCCCGCCGGCTGCGCCCGGGCGACTCGCTGCTCGTCGACACCAAGGCCGGTTACGCGTTCGAGCGAATCCCGAAGGCCGAGGTCGAGGATCTGGTCCTCGAAGAGGTGCCCGACGTCAGCTACAGCGACATCGGCGGCCTGACGCGGCAGATCGAGCAGATCCGCGACGCCGTCGAGCTGCCGTTCCTGCACAAGGACCTCTACCGGGAGTACTCGCTGCGCCCGCCCAAGGGTGTGCTGCTCTACGGTCCGCCCGGCTGCGGTAAGACGCTGATCGCCAAGGCGGTGGCGAACTCACTGGCCAAGAAGATGGCCGAGGTGCGCGGCGACGACGCCCGCGAGGCGAAGAGCTACTTCCTCAACATCAAGGGCCCCGAGCTGCTCAACAAGTTCGTCGGCGAGACCGAGCGCCACATCCGGCTGATCTTCCAGCGGGCGCGTGAGAAGGCCTCCGAGGGCACCCCGGTGATCGTGTTCTTCGACGAGATGGACTCGATCTTCCGGACCCGCGGCACCGGCGTCAGTTCGGACGTCGAGACGACGGTGGTCCCGCAGCTGCTCAGCGAGATCGACGGCGTCGAGGGTCTGGAGAACGTCATCGTGATCGGCGCCTCCAACCGCGAGGACATGATCGACCCGGCGATCCTGCGGCCCGGCCGCCTGGACGTGAAGATCAAGATCGAGCGGCCGGATGCCGAAGCGGCACAGGACATCTTCAGCAAGTACCTCACCGAGGAACTGCCGGTCAACGAGGACGATCTGGCCGAGTTTGGCGGCGACCGGTCGCTGACGATCAAGGCGATGATCGAGAAGGTCGTCGACCGGATGTACGCCGAGATCGACGACAACCGCTTCCTCGAGGTCACCTACGCCAACGGCGACAAAGAGGTCATGTACTTCAAGGACTTCAACTCGGGCGCGATGATCCAGAACGTCGTCGACCGGGCCAAGAAGTACGCGATCAAGTCGGTGCTCGAGACCGGGCAGAAGGGTCTGCGCATCCAGCATCTGCTCGACTCGATCGTCGACGAGTTCGCCGAGAACGAGGACCTGCCCAACACCACCAACCCGGATGACTGGGCGCGGATCTCGGGCAAGAAGGGCGAGCGGATCGTCTACATCCGCACGCTGGTCACCGGCAAGAGCAGCAGCGCGAACCGGGCGATCGACACCGAGTCGAATCTCGGCCAGTACCTGTAG